The following proteins come from a genomic window of bacterium:
- the xerC gene encoding tyrosine recombinase XerC: MINEIAQFLNYLRVEKDASSHTIRNYRNDLLQFVEFISDKSYSVLDRLNEIDHITIRNFLANIKDKNYSRATVVRKIAALRSFFRYMLREGFIKANPAVGMIMPKKERKLPNFLDMKEIGKLLEAPDVNILDGLRDRAILEILYSSGIRVSELVGLNAGSVDLIGEVLKVKGKGKKERLVPIGSVAVNILNEYINKRKKGDYKGRRADFTAVFLNKYGQRITDRSVRRIVDKYIRNVALEHKISPHVFRHTFATHMLDAGADLRSVQELLGHSSLSTTQIYTHVTTEKLKKVYDKAHPRA, encoded by the coding sequence ATGATTAATGAGATTGCCCAGTTTCTTAATTATTTGAGAGTTGAGAAAGACGCGTCTTCTCATACCATAAGAAATTACAGGAATGACCTTCTTCAATTTGTGGAATTTATCTCAGATAAAAGTTATTCCGTCCTGGACAGGCTTAACGAGATAGACCATATAACGATAAGAAATTTCCTGGCGAATATTAAAGACAAAAATTATTCCCGGGCAACGGTCGTCAGGAAAATAGCGGCTTTAAGGTCTTTTTTCCGGTATATGCTCAGGGAAGGTTTCATAAAAGCGAATCCCGCCGTGGGTATGATTATGCCTAAAAAAGAGAGAAAACTGCCCAATTTCCTGGATATGAAGGAAATCGGTAAATTACTTGAAGCTCCGGATGTTAATATCCTGGACGGGTTGAGGGACAGGGCTATTCTTGAAATATTGTATAGTTCGGGGATCAGGGTAAGCGAGCTGGTAGGCCTGAACGCCGGAAGTGTGGATTTAATCGGCGAGGTGCTGAAAGTAAAAGGAAAAGGTAAAAAAGAAAGGCTTGTGCCGATAGGTTCTGTCGCGGTCAACATACTGAATGAATATATCAATAAGAGGAAGAAGGGTGACTATAAAGGACGGAGGGCTGATTTTACCGCCGTTTTTCTGAATAAATACGGGCAGAGGATAACAGACAGGAGCGTAAGAAGGATTGTTGATAAATATATACGGAACGTTGCGCTTGAACACAAAATATCGCCGCATGTATTCAGGCATACGTTTGCCACTCATATGCTTGATGCCGGGGCGGATCTGCGTTCAGTTCAGGAATTATTAGGCCATTCAAGCCTTTCAACAACGCAGATATATACACATGTCACGACCGAAAAGTTAAAGAAAGTCTATGATAAAGCTCATCCGAGGGCATAA
- the aroB gene encoding 3-dehydroquinate synthase — protein sequence MKQEKIIVKLGKNSYSVSIGRGLMDNIGAYVKDVLQGSTVAVITNDIVAPLYLERARASLKRSGFRVVTVALPDGEEQKSVEAAKHICEELIKNNIDRTHSLMALGGGVIGDLTGFAASIYMRGIPFIQVPTTLLAQVDAGIGGKTAVNLPSGKNLIGTFYQPKAVFIDVDVLDSLEKDVFAEGMSEIIKHGVIKDADYFGFLEENLKGILAGDKNLLIKMIAVSCRIKAEVVSKDEKESGLRAILNYGHTVAHAIESLSSYRSVLHGQAVSIGMSVAGRIAVLKGIFPEKELERQNRLLRDAGLPVSQSKFSPGDIIRALKNDKKVKDGKIRFVLPVKIGRVIITDDVDDALILKAVDSVFI from the coding sequence ATGAAACAGGAAAAAATTATCGTGAAGCTCGGCAAGAACAGTTATTCTGTCAGTATAGGCAGGGGACTGATGGATAATATCGGCGCATATGTTAAGGACGTATTGCAGGGAAGCACTGTTGCAGTTATAACCAATGATATCGTGGCCCCTCTTTACCTTGAAAGAGCGAGGGCTTCGCTGAAGCGGTCCGGTTTCAGAGTCGTGACTGTTGCGCTTCCGGACGGAGAAGAGCAGAAATCAGTGGAAGCCGCAAAACATATCTGCGAAGAGCTTATCAAAAACAATATAGACAGAACTCATTCCCTCATGGCTCTGGGAGGCGGCGTAATAGGAGACTTAACCGGATTCGCCGCTTCAATATATATGAGGGGAATCCCGTTTATCCAGGTTCCGACTACTTTGCTCGCGCAGGTTGACGCCGGTATCGGCGGCAAAACGGCGGTTAATCTTCCTTCGGGAAAAAATCTCATAGGGACCTTTTATCAGCCCAAAGCGGTATTTATAGACGTTGATGTCCTTGATTCCCTGGAGAAGGATGTGTTTGCGGAAGGCATGTCGGAGATTATTAAACACGGGGTCATAAAAGATGCGGATTATTTCGGATTCCTTGAGGAAAACCTGAAGGGTATCCTTGCCGGGGATAAAAATCTGCTGATCAAGATGATCGCCGTTTCCTGCAGGATTAAGGCGGAAGTAGTTTCGAAAGACGAGAAGGAATCCGGGCTGAGGGCGATCCTCAACTACGGGCATACGGTAGCCCATGCTATTGAATCCCTTTCTTCGTACAGGTCTGTTTTGCACGGCCAGGCTGTTTCCATAGGTATGTCTGTTGCGGGGCGCATAGCGGTATTAAAGGGGATATTTCCGGAAAAAGAACTTGAAAGACAGAACAGACTGCTTCGGGATGCCGGTCTTCCGGTGTCACAGTCGAAATTCAGTCCGGGGGATATTATCAGGGCTCTTAAGAATGATAAAAAAGTTAAAGACGGCAAAATCAGATTCGTCCTTCCCGTAAAAATCGGCAGGGTTATAATAACGGACGATGTTGATGATGCCTTGATATTGAAAGCTGTTGATTCGGTTTTTATCTGA
- a CDS encoding glycosyltransferase family 39 protein, translated as MRISLSDPKKFFVFSLLIIFTLITILVFIQHSLENINSFWEIELGEGITLNEVYRLNAGLPIYKSLDTYPLIQVCYPPLSLWLMSLIIPENPDFMFGACRILVFISSLAVSLIIFLIIKNLTDNWFSAFMGLGIYFSFTHILMWGSLLRVDFPGILLMMFSLYLFMLTENRNGFLRYLFAFPLILGLLAKHSLLAVPAGLFTFCLLEKDGRRLLALIGSFAAAGIIFVIINITTRGEFFRHIFLYTSPIWSIDLLILQLPPVIVDFILYVPILFFWFAGKLRLYKKYLLLSILLVFSALELFAMSRVWCTSNFSLELFCILSVIIPVAAFELEKHYKNLIALTYILLAIISSFIIRNSYYAANPMYSYHLYRHKSNLYETPKIISKIKKEPGDVLTQKASWSLLSGKKFIFDPMAMSLLEQKGLWDQNNFLKDIKNKKFSLIVLRFNVSDWPNVDSKYDFTDEIPFAIKQNYDLDGIVYDAFIYKPKPENKIIQKRK; from the coding sequence ATGAGAATAAGTCTCTCTGACCCCAAAAAGTTCTTTGTGTTTTCCCTGTTGATTATATTCACGCTGATAACTATTCTGGTCTTTATCCAACACTCCCTGGAAAACATTAATTCCTTCTGGGAAATAGAACTCGGCGAAGGGATTACCTTAAATGAAGTTTACAGATTAAACGCCGGTCTCCCGATTTATAAAAGCCTGGACACTTATCCGCTCATACAGGTTTGTTATCCTCCCCTTTCTTTGTGGTTGATGTCTCTTATTATTCCGGAGAATCCGGATTTTATGTTCGGCGCATGCAGGATTCTTGTTTTCATCTCATCGCTTGCGGTATCATTGATCATCTTCCTCATTATTAAAAACCTGACCGACAACTGGTTTTCGGCTTTTATGGGACTGGGGATTTATTTCTCATTTACACATATACTGATGTGGGGTTCATTGCTGCGCGTAGATTTTCCGGGAATCCTCCTTATGATGTTTTCCTTATACCTGTTTATGCTTACCGAAAATAGAAACGGTTTTTTAAGATACCTTTTCGCATTCCCTTTGATACTGGGACTGCTTGCAAAACATTCACTTCTCGCCGTGCCCGCAGGCCTTTTCACATTCTGCCTGCTTGAAAAGGATGGCAGGAGATTGCTGGCTCTTATAGGCAGTTTTGCCGCCGCAGGCATTATTTTCGTAATAATAAACATAACAACCCGCGGAGAATTTTTCCGGCACATATTTCTATATACATCGCCCATATGGAGCATCGACCTCTTGATTCTGCAGCTGCCGCCGGTCATAGTAGATTTCATTCTGTATGTCCCGATTCTTTTTTTCTGGTTCGCCGGTAAATTGCGGCTTTATAAGAAATACCTGCTTCTCTCAATCCTGCTGGTATTTTCCGCTCTTGAACTGTTCGCGATGAGCAGGGTCTGGTGCACATCAAATTTCAGCCTGGAGTTATTCTGCATCCTTTCCGTCATTATCCCTGTCGCGGCGTTTGAACTGGAAAAACATTATAAAAACCTTATCGCTTTAACATATATCCTTCTTGCGATAATCAGCTCTTTCATCATAAGAAACTCCTACTATGCGGCCAATCCGATGTATTCCTACCACCTGTACAGACACAAAAGCAATCTTTATGAAACGCCGAAAATCATCTCAAAAATAAAAAAAGAACCCGGCGATGTGCTGACACAGAAAGCCAGCTGGTCTTTGTTAAGCGGTAAAAAATTTATTTTCGACCCGATGGCAATGAGCCTGCTTGAGCAAAAAGGCCTATGGGACCAAAATAATTTCCTGAAGGACATCAAAAACAAAAAGTTTTCCCTTATCGTGTTAAGATTTAATGTGTCTGACTGGCCGAATGTCGACAGTAAATATGATTTTACGGATGAAATCCCTTTTGCGATAAAACAAAATTACGACCTTGATGGGATTGTGTATGACGCCTTTATTTATAAACCTAAACCTGAAAATAAAATTATCCAGAAACGGAAATAG
- a CDS encoding phospholipase D-like domain-containing protein translates to MKKIFICAGLLLLSCRITTSCPAEDVVPVNNSDYGAVLEREIALTRKNIYIIHYSFYDSGTPGKLIKLLKDASIKGVDVKILLDDNSRHSKSFVKKYSSYFKIKLDSPEKTTHCKLIIFDSNRVLIGSTNLSDNSIRNNNETNVLIYSQDTANYFTDYFKEMWRKSDEDITIGKNGSASIEPLADRDIYPALISLISATKDRLYVCAYIVNSDHEKPDDKTKSILDEIIKAKNRGAEIKFIMEKNDMDDYVNAINKNTFAYLKKNGIDVRFDNPETITHAKLLISDNKVMLGSANWGYGGLNLYHESGVIINIPEVTAGYAVYFNELWENSK, encoded by the coding sequence ATGAAAAAGATATTTATCTGCGCCGGTTTGCTGCTGTTATCATGCAGGATAACAACATCCTGCCCGGCCGAAGATGTTGTGCCTGTCAATAACTCCGATTACGGGGCCGTGCTGGAAAGAGAAATCGCGCTTACAAGAAAAAACATTTATATAATCCATTATTCTTTCTATGACAGCGGAACCCCGGGGAAGCTGATAAAGTTATTGAAAGACGCTTCGATAAAGGGAGTGGATGTAAAAATACTGCTGGATGACAATTCCAGGCACAGCAAATCATTTGTCAAAAAATATTCTTCATATTTCAAAATCAAACTTGACTCTCCCGAAAAGACAACCCATTGCAAACTGATAATATTTGACTCAAACAGGGTGCTGATAGGCTCAACCAACCTCAGCGATAATTCAATAAGAAATAATAATGAAACAAATGTTTTGATTTATTCTCAGGATACCGCAAACTATTTCACGGATTATTTCAAGGAGATGTGGAGAAAATCGGACGAAGATATAACTATCGGGAAAAACGGCTCCGCATCTATAGAACCTCTTGCAGACAGGGACATATACCCCGCATTAATAAGCCTCATCTCGGCAACAAAGGATCGTTTATATGTCTGCGCATATATTGTCAATTCGGACCACGAAAAACCGGATGACAAAACCAAATCAATTCTCGATGAGATTATAAAGGCTAAAAACCGCGGCGCTGAAATCAAATTTATTATGGAAAAAAATGATATGGACGATTATGTAAACGCCATCAACAAAAACACGTTTGCCTACCTTAAGAAAAACGGCATCGATGTCCGATTCGACAACCCCGAGACTATCACCCACGCAAAACTGCTGATATCAGACAATAAAGTAATGCTGGGTTCCGCCAACTGGGGATACGGAGGCCTCAATCTTTATCATGAATCGGGCGTTATCATTAATATTCCCGAGGTGACGGCGGGTTATGCCGTTTACTTCAATGAATTATGGGAAAACAGCAAATGA
- the dprA gene encoding DNA-processing protein DprA → MTDRDAIIILNALPGFGPVKIRKILDAVGNPADLFKVNGTAGLKNSALSRDEISIIKRNEECFDLRAEKELCEENGIHAITVIDREYPDSLLNLRQPPPVIYARGNLSCLLKPSVAIVGSRRASDYGKKTAYKISYEAASRGINIVSGLARGIDISAHKGALDAGGATVAVLGSGILNVYPRENGKFAGKISEKGLVISEFTLKSNPNPGNFPRRNRIISGLSSRVLVIEASLKSGSLITANFALEEGKDVYAVPGRIDSKLSEGSNQLIKDGAHCVAVHDDFIFGLADDYVRGNKLYDGEQVLSHDERKVMGLLEADELSIEDISVLSGMGTVDLSTILFNLQMKHLIKKLPGNIFGKC, encoded by the coding sequence ATGACAGATCGTGATGCTATCATTATTTTGAACGCGCTTCCGGGTTTTGGCCCGGTCAAGATAAGAAAAATACTGGATGCGGTCGGTAATCCCGCCGATTTATTCAAGGTTAACGGAACGGCAGGATTGAAAAACTCCGCTCTTTCCCGAGATGAAATCAGCATCATTAAAAGAAATGAAGAATGTTTTGATTTGCGGGCTGAGAAAGAGTTATGCGAGGAGAACGGAATTCACGCAATCACTGTTATTGACAGGGAATATCCTGATTCATTGCTGAATCTCCGGCAGCCGCCGCCTGTCATATATGCGAGGGGAAACCTTTCATGTCTTTTAAAACCGTCTGTTGCCATTGTCGGTTCCCGCAGGGCAAGCGATTACGGGAAAAAAACAGCGTATAAAATAAGCTATGAAGCGGCTTCAAGAGGAATAAATATTGTCAGCGGTTTGGCAAGGGGAATTGATATAAGCGCCCACAAAGGAGCGTTGGATGCGGGCGGTGCGACAGTTGCTGTTCTTGGAAGCGGGATTCTCAATGTCTATCCGCGGGAAAACGGTAAGTTTGCCGGAAAAATTTCCGAAAAAGGACTGGTCATCAGCGAATTCACGTTAAAAAGCAATCCCAATCCCGGCAATTTTCCGAGAAGAAACAGGATAATCAGCGGATTAAGCTCAAGAGTCCTGGTTATTGAAGCTTCTTTGAAGTCGGGGTCTCTTATAACTGCGAATTTTGCGCTGGAAGAAGGGAAGGACGTGTATGCTGTACCCGGCAGAATCGATTCAAAATTGTCCGAAGGTTCAAACCAGCTTATAAAAGACGGCGCTCACTGTGTCGCCGTGCATGACGATTTCATTTTTGGCCTGGCGGACGATTATGTGCGCGGAAACAAACTTTATGACGGCGAACAGGTCCTTTCCCATGACGAGCGAAAGGTTATGGGATTGCTTGAGGCGGATGAATTGAGCATAGAAGATATTTCTGTGTTGAGTGGGATGGGGACTGTGGATTTGTCAACAATCCTTTTCAACCTTCAGATGAAGCATCTGATAAAAAAACTTCCCGGAAATATCTTCGGGAAATGTTAA
- a CDS encoding DUF5060 domain-containing protein, with product MRRICFLIIFFTFISAYLDFAFPEEKPGMFSSDGQLSLIKVVKSAETVGLYEPFEITVELTASYNNPFDADEIELSGIFISPSGSEKNIRGFFFQQFERGGSFHKEELSKKDSPRWKICFTPEETGAYSFYICLKDKSGGLKSERYSFGVEPSDRNGFVRVDLSKTRKYPFFENGKAFFAVGMNIAWADDMRQTFDYDRYFGKLSENGCNFARIWSVRWNLDLEWTEKRKAPGDLYGIGFYSLENSWRLDHIFEEAREKGIYIMLTLGTYGEFMREKGHWGEEDWENNPYNKVNGGPCDEPEDFWNNAEAREFYKKQLSYVISRWGHLPNLMCIEFWNEVNARHEWLEEMADYVKKTDPYGHCVSLSLGYPWGENYDKDKTWSIENIDFTQLHIYGEVVTEDHVGNIAKNVGAMVDKYRKPCLVAEYGIDIHKDDAYYDTKGEGVNLHNGLWSSAMSGSFGGTINWWWDKYVYRKNLYSHYLPFSGFIEQIDWLKGDFSEAETTIPVIVSDNDEVKYTDMVIWPSNIWGDMSSREFAVGSDGQVSGGQLNMYLHGTDKEDIRIKPVFHVDYQVPGRFIVTIGKVSQSGDLRIYADGREIFRKYFPTAPETKTEGGWEKTEFQKQWNIYQAIYNSAYAVDIPEGKHTIMLENEGKDWMQIVNIKLTGYKDASFPEVRVLGLKRDEESILWVQNKANNASSSYNSVKPGEIKNTVFNLRGMEDGFYCIEWWDTYKGGWFKKGKVKSRNGLMKIEVPDFSADLACRVFKREWSGTKRRSNKGWILKTDD from the coding sequence ATGAGAAGAATTTGCTTTCTGATTATTTTTTTCACTTTTATCTCCGCGTATTTGGATTTTGCGTTTCCCGAAGAAAAACCCGGCATGTTTTCTTCAGACGGACAGCTTTCTTTGATAAAGGTCGTTAAGTCGGCGGAGACAGTGGGACTGTATGAACCATTTGAAATAACCGTGGAGCTGACAGCTTCATATAATAACCCTTTTGATGCCGATGAAATCGAGTTATCCGGAATATTTATCTCCCCTTCCGGCTCGGAAAAGAACATAAGAGGTTTTTTCTTTCAGCAATTTGAAAGAGGCGGTTCGTTCCACAAGGAAGAGTTGTCTAAAAAAGACAGTCCCCGCTGGAAAATATGTTTTACCCCTGAGGAAACAGGCGCTTACAGCTTCTATATTTGTTTAAAGGACAAGTCCGGCGGATTAAAATCCGAACGGTATTCTTTTGGCGTTGAACCGTCAGACAGAAACGGTTTTGTGCGCGTTGATTTATCAAAAACCAGGAAATATCCTTTTTTTGAAAACGGGAAAGCGTTCTTTGCGGTTGGGATGAATATTGCCTGGGCTGATGATATGAGGCAGACGTTTGATTATGACAGGTATTTCGGCAAGCTTTCGGAGAACGGATGCAATTTCGCAAGAATCTGGTCTGTCAGGTGGAACCTGGACCTTGAATGGACCGAAAAAAGAAAAGCCCCGGGAGACCTGTATGGGATAGGATTTTATTCTCTGGAAAATTCATGGAGGCTTGACCATATTTTTGAAGAAGCAAGAGAAAAAGGTATTTATATAATGTTAACCCTGGGAACTTACGGGGAATTTATGCGGGAAAAAGGGCACTGGGGTGAAGAAGACTGGGAGAATAATCCTTATAATAAGGTAAACGGCGGACCCTGCGATGAGCCGGAAGATTTCTGGAACAATGCGGAAGCCCGGGAATTTTACAAAAAACAGCTTTCCTATGTGATTTCAAGATGGGGGCATTTGCCGAATCTCATGTGTATAGAATTTTGGAATGAGGTTAATGCGAGACATGAATGGCTTGAAGAAATGGCGGATTATGTTAAGAAAACAGACCCTTACGGACACTGCGTGTCTCTAAGCCTGGGATACCCGTGGGGAGAAAATTATGACAAGGACAAGACGTGGTCTATTGAGAATATAGATTTTACTCAGTTGCATATCTACGGCGAAGTTGTGACTGAAGATCATGTCGGGAATATCGCCAAAAATGTCGGCGCTATGGTTGATAAATACCGGAAGCCGTGCCTTGTCGCCGAATACGGGATAGACATTCATAAAGATGATGCCTATTATGACACTAAAGGGGAAGGGGTGAATCTGCATAATGGATTGTGGTCTTCCGCAATGTCCGGGTCATTCGGGGGCACCATAAACTGGTGGTGGGATAAGTATGTATACAGAAAAAATCTTTATTCTCACTACCTTCCATTCAGCGGGTTTATTGAACAGATTGACTGGTTAAAAGGAGATTTTTCGGAAGCCGAAACAACGATTCCGGTTATAGTATCGGATAACGATGAAGTCAAATATACCGATATGGTGATATGGCCTTCCAATATCTGGGGGGATATGTCATCGCGCGAATTCGCGGTGGGCAGCGACGGACAGGTAAGCGGCGGACAGTTAAACATGTATCTTCATGGAACCGACAAGGAAGATATCAGGATAAAGCCGGTTTTCCATGTTGATTATCAGGTGCCCGGCCGGTTTATTGTAACTATCGGCAAGGTATCCCAGAGCGGAGACCTTAGGATTTATGCCGATGGTCGGGAAATTTTCAGAAAATATTTTCCGACGGCCCCGGAAACGAAAACGGAAGGCGGCTGGGAAAAAACCGAATTTCAGAAGCAATGGAATATTTATCAGGCTATATATAATTCCGCATATGCCGTTGATATTCCCGAAGGGAAACACACTATAATGCTTGAAAACGAAGGGAAAGACTGGATGCAGATAGTCAATATAAAGTTAACCGGATATAAAGACGCTTCTTTTCCTGAAGTGAGGGTTTTGGGTTTAAAAAGGGATGAAGAATCCATCCTGTGGGTTCAGAATAAAGCTAATAACGCCTCATCTTCCTATAATTCCGTTAAACCCGGGGAAATAAAAAATACCGTGTTTAATCTAAGAGGAATGGAAGACGGATTTTACTGTATAGAATGGTGGGATACTTATAAGGGCGGATGGTTCAAGAAAGGTAAAGTTAAATCGCGGAATGGGCTGATGAAGATAGAGGTGCCCGATTTCAGCGCGGATTTAGCCTGCCGTGTATTCAAGAGAGAATGGAGCGGGACAAAAAGAAGAAGCAATAAAGGGTGGATACTCAAAACCGATGATTAA
- the topA gene encoding type I DNA topoisomerase, translating to MKSLVIVESPAKAKTINKILGKDFEVMACEGHVRDLPEKEIGVDIEKKFKPKYVTIQRKKTVVSKIRKAAEKSGKIFLAPDPDREGEAIAWHLSEVIKAAADKVKRVTFNEITSSAVKKAFDSAHEIDMKKVNSQQARRILDRIVGYKISPILWKKIRGSQSAGRVQSVALRLICEKESEIDKFTSVKYWDIFAELKKLEGEANSFRAKLISIDSRKVVQDKKNEGEISIESEKQAEKIKEELDKTDFLISKISRRNISKSPPPPFTTSILQQVGVNYLGWSIKKVMDVAQSLYEGLDIPGEGHVGLITYMRTDSVRISDDAVQDARRYIKENFKDSYLPDQPRRYKTKKTSQDAHEAIRPTSVFMTPERLQNALNADQNKLYRVIWQRFVACQMSQSEIATTSVDIRADKYLFRASGSIIIFDGFRKVYSLSSAKKKVNSERDDLSDENNGEDSVILPEMEEGERLKLLNIDSKEMNTKPPARYSEATLVKTLEEKGIGRPSTYVPIIQTIMRRQYVLKEKSRLLPTELGKVINDMLVSAFPEIINYDFTARMENELDDIEEGKEDWVKVLDDFYAPFKKALSLASEKMTEVKKEVTKTDKICPECGKKGVTAYLVKRFGKSGEFLGCENFSSEDASIHCTYTEPLGNGSKEIKLPELKEEVKCDKCGKQMVVKMGRYGPFIACSDFPNCKNTKPLPTGKKCPKCGGKIIQKRFKGRFFYGCGNYPDCTFSAKNLEDIK from the coding sequence ATGAAGTCGCTTGTTATAGTTGAATCGCCTGCGAAAGCAAAGACAATCAATAAAATATTAGGAAAAGACTTTGAAGTTATGGCGTGCGAAGGCCATGTAAGGGATTTGCCGGAGAAGGAAATCGGTGTGGACATAGAAAAAAAATTCAAGCCGAAATATGTCACTATCCAGCGTAAAAAAACCGTTGTTTCCAAAATCAGGAAAGCCGCGGAAAAGTCGGGAAAGATATTTCTCGCGCCTGATCCGGACAGGGAAGGGGAGGCGATTGCATGGCATCTTTCAGAAGTCATCAAGGCCGCCGCGGATAAGGTAAAGAGAGTGACTTTTAATGAGATAACGAGCAGCGCCGTCAAAAAAGCCTTTGATTCCGCCCATGAAATTGACATGAAAAAAGTTAATTCACAGCAGGCGCGGAGAATACTGGACAGGATAGTAGGTTATAAGATAAGCCCCATATTGTGGAAAAAAATAAGGGGTTCACAGAGCGCCGGACGGGTTCAGTCCGTTGCTCTAAGATTAATATGCGAAAAAGAATCTGAAATTGATAAATTTACATCCGTAAAGTACTGGGATATTTTTGCTGAATTAAAAAAGCTGGAGGGGGAGGCAAACTCTTTCAGGGCTAAATTGATCAGCATAGATTCACGCAAGGTGGTTCAGGATAAGAAAAACGAAGGTGAAATTTCCATCGAGTCTGAAAAGCAGGCCGAAAAAATAAAGGAAGAACTTGATAAAACAGATTTTTTGATTTCTAAGATTTCAAGAAGGAATATTTCAAAGTCGCCGCCCCCCCCTTTTACCACAAGCATCCTGCAGCAGGTTGGAGTGAATTATCTGGGCTGGAGCATAAAAAAAGTTATGGATGTGGCCCAGAGCCTTTACGAAGGGTTGGATATTCCCGGAGAAGGACATGTAGGATTAATAACTTATATGAGGACCGATTCTGTCAGAATATCGGATGATGCGGTTCAGGATGCAAGGCGATACATAAAGGAAAACTTCAAAGATTCGTATTTGCCTGACCAGCCCAGGCGCTATAAAACAAAGAAAACAAGCCAGGATGCGCATGAAGCTATAAGGCCGACATCCGTTTTCATGACCCCGGAAAGACTTCAAAATGCTCTTAACGCCGATCAAAATAAGCTTTATAGAGTTATATGGCAGAGATTTGTCGCGTGCCAGATGTCGCAATCTGAGATTGCGACGACTTCGGTTGATATCCGGGCTGATAAATACCTTTTTCGCGCAAGCGGGAGCATTATTATATTCGACGGCTTCAGAAAAGTCTACTCATTGTCATCCGCAAAGAAAAAAGTTAACAGCGAGCGGGATGATTTATCGGATGAAAATAACGGCGAGGACAGTGTGATATTGCCTGAAATGGAAGAGGGGGAACGGTTAAAGTTGCTGAACATCGACAGTAAAGAGATGAACACGAAACCGCCGGCAAGGTATTCCGAGGCCACGCTTGTAAAGACACTGGAAGAAAAAGGGATAGGAAGGCCCAGTACATATGTGCCGATAATACAGACCATTATGCGCAGGCAGTATGTTTTGAAGGAGAAATCAAGATTATTGCCTACAGAACTGGGGAAAGTCATCAATGACATGCTGGTAAGCGCTTTTCCGGAGATAATCAATTATGATTTCACCGCGCGGATGGAAAATGAACTCGATGATATAGAAGAAGGAAAGGAAGACTGGGTAAAAGTGCTTGATGATTTTTATGCGCCGTTTAAAAAAGCGTTGTCCCTCGCATCCGAGAAGATGACCGAAGTAAAGAAAGAAGTTACAAAAACAGACAAAATTTGTCCCGAGTGCGGGAAAAAAGGAGTAACAGCTTATCTTGTGAAAAGGTTCGGGAAAAGCGGGGAATTCCTTGGGTGCGAAAATTTTTCGTCTGAGGATGCTTCTATACACTGCACTTATACGGAACCTCTCGGGAATGGCTCTAAGGAAATCAAGCTTCCGGAATTAAAAGAAGAAGTTAAATGTGATAAATGCGGGAAACAGATGGTGGTTAAAATGGGAAGATACGGCCCTTTTATTGCCTGCTCTGATTTTCCGAATTGTAAAAATACCAAACCTCTTCCAACCGGCAAAAAGTGCCCTAAATGCGGCGGAAAAATCATACAAAAAAGGTTTAAAGGAAGGTTTTTTTACGGTTGCGGTAATTATCCGGATTGTACTTTCTCCGCAAAAAATCTTGAAGATATAAAATAA